A single genomic interval of Rosistilla ulvae harbors:
- a CDS encoding cytochrome c oxidase subunit 3, translating into MATAEIDQHGHAHDEHEHPSFLAHHFETPEQQYDSGKLGMWLFLVTEILFFSGLFCAYAIYRSLRPEVYTYCSQFLNTELGAINTGVLLFSSLTMAWAVRAAQLEQHKTTVGMLAATISCAMIFLGVKAVEYSHKFDLGLLPAGFYHYDPAAPHHEGLSHYLVALCVVPAIVLAGMICLLAYSKIVGNVFLTKCAMPLVVAAACFFVGVGLGTVLENRAAAKAAVAHAADSHSDATHEETSLEADVAAAKEITTTAESSVLGMLATDATNTGVRAELEALQAQDLMATGEFIEDFSGEDPFYDRPELDVNSNSLAGVFFSIYYCMTGLHAIHIIIGIGVLVWLLVRAVRQDFCSQYFGPVDYVGLYWHIVDLIWIYLFPLLYLIG; encoded by the coding sequence ATGGCAACCGCTGAAATCGATCAACACGGCCACGCTCATGACGAGCATGAACACCCGTCGTTCCTGGCGCACCACTTCGAAACTCCCGAACAACAATACGATTCGGGCAAGCTTGGAATGTGGTTGTTCCTGGTCACTGAAATTCTATTTTTCAGTGGACTGTTCTGCGCCTATGCGATCTATCGCTCGCTGCGTCCAGAGGTCTACACCTACTGCAGCCAGTTCCTCAACACGGAACTGGGAGCGATCAACACCGGGGTGCTGCTGTTCAGCAGTTTGACCATGGCGTGGGCCGTTCGTGCAGCTCAACTGGAACAACACAAAACGACAGTCGGCATGCTGGCCGCAACGATCAGCTGTGCGATGATCTTCTTGGGTGTCAAAGCTGTCGAGTACTCGCATAAGTTTGATCTCGGCCTGCTGCCTGCCGGCTTCTATCACTACGATCCCGCGGCTCCACACCATGAAGGCCTATCGCATTATCTGGTCGCCTTATGTGTCGTACCAGCAATCGTGTTGGCTGGCATGATCTGCCTGTTGGCATACTCCAAGATCGTTGGCAACGTCTTCCTAACCAAATGTGCGATGCCACTGGTTGTTGCAGCTGCATGTTTCTTCGTTGGTGTTGGTCTTGGTACGGTCCTCGAGAACCGCGCTGCCGCCAAAGCCGCTGTAGCTCACGCTGCAGATTCCCATTCGGATGCGACGCATGAGGAAACTTCGCTAGAAGCCGACGTCGCCGCTGCCAAAGAGATCACGACAACTGCCGAATCTTCGGTACTTGGAATGCTGGCCACCGACGCAACGAACACCGGCGTCCGAGCGGAACTGGAAGCTCTGCAAGCTCAAGACTTGATGGCAACTGGCGAATTCATCGAAGACTTCAGCGGTGAGGATCCGTTCTACGATCGCCCCGAATTAGATGTGAATTCGAACTCGTTGGCCGGTGTGTTTTTCAGCATCTACTACTGCATGACCGGCTTGCACGCGATTCACATTATCATCGGTATCGGCGTCTTGGTCTGGTTGTTGGTCCGTGCGGTTCGACAAGACTTCTGCAGTCAGTACTTTGGCCCAGTCGATTACGTTGGCCTGTATTGGCACATCGTCGACCTTATCTGGATCTACCTGTTCCCGCTGCTGTATCTGATCGGCTAA
- a CDS encoding cytochrome C oxidase subunit IV family protein codes for MSSHSEHDDGEFAHPMPIWMLLAVFFALTALTFITVFQASLHLGNWEIWIAMTIASVKATLVMAFFMHMLWDKPFNILMFLSSFLFVTLFVSFLLMDTHAYNHNVIVKPVGEVVQ; via the coding sequence ATGAGTTCACACAGCGAACACGATGACGGCGAATTTGCACATCCAATGCCGATCTGGATGTTGTTGGCCGTATTTTTCGCGCTCACCGCGCTGACGTTCATTACCGTCTTTCAGGCGAGTCTCCATCTCGGCAACTGGGAGATCTGGATCGCGATGACGATCGCTTCGGTCAAAGCGACTCTAGTGATGGCGTTCTTCATGCACATGTTGTGGGACAAGCCGTTTAACATCCTGATGTTCCTCAGCTCGTTCCTGTTCGTGACCCTGTTCGTCAGCTTCCTGCTGATGGACACGCACGCTTACAACCACAACGTGATCGTCAAGCCAGTTGGCGAAGTGGTACAGTAG
- a CDS encoding arylsulfatase: protein MSLLLRWTFCLLVCLVAQVAFAARPNILLVMADDLGYSDLGCCGSEIATPHLDALAAGGLRFTQFYNTGRCWPTRGSLLTGYYAQQIRRDQVPGVPSGSRGTRPAWAPLLPALLQPAGYRSYHSGKWHIDSMPLACGFDRSYYLKDQGRFFNPLVHYEDDVKLPAVPKGTSFYGTTAIADHAIASLKQHAKEHPDAPFFQYLAFTAPHFPLHALPEDIAKYRDRYRSGWEQIRAERFAKQQQLGFPAVALSDVERTLGPPYPFPKAMETLGDGEVNLPLAWEALTDEQRAFQANKMAVHAAMIDRIDQELGRVLDQIRSMDAFEATLILFLSDNGASAEIMVRADGHDPQADPGSADSYLCLGPGWSTVSNTPFRRHKTWVHEGGIATPLIVHWPEGIADRGALRHTPGHVIDIAATLLELAEIEPSPTSRAASAPTPPGNSLLPLFSQDQSLDRECLWWSHEGNRGLRQGDLKIVAAGKAGAWELYNLADDRSEQHDLADRQPADLKRLVALWESKNREFSDQARQPQ, encoded by the coding sequence ATGTCGCTGCTCCTTCGTTGGACCTTTTGTCTGCTGGTCTGTTTGGTTGCTCAAGTTGCGTTTGCCGCTCGGCCTAACATCTTGTTGGTAATGGCTGATGATTTGGGCTATTCCGATCTGGGCTGTTGCGGCAGCGAGATCGCGACGCCGCATCTGGACGCTTTGGCCGCCGGTGGGCTGCGGTTTACACAGTTCTATAACACGGGAAGATGCTGGCCGACTCGCGGTTCGCTGTTGACCGGCTACTACGCTCAACAAATCCGCCGCGATCAGGTGCCGGGAGTACCGAGCGGGAGCCGCGGCACGCGACCCGCCTGGGCTCCGCTGTTGCCCGCGTTGCTGCAACCGGCCGGATATCGATCGTATCATTCGGGTAAGTGGCATATCGATTCGATGCCGCTCGCTTGTGGGTTCGACCGTTCGTATTACCTGAAGGATCAGGGGCGTTTTTTCAATCCGCTGGTCCATTACGAAGACGATGTCAAACTGCCGGCGGTTCCCAAGGGGACATCGTTTTATGGAACGACGGCGATCGCCGATCACGCGATCGCGTCATTGAAACAGCACGCAAAAGAACATCCCGACGCGCCCTTTTTCCAGTATCTCGCTTTCACCGCGCCTCACTTCCCGCTGCACGCGCTGCCCGAGGACATCGCCAAATATCGCGACCGCTACCGATCGGGATGGGAACAGATACGCGCCGAACGGTTTGCCAAGCAACAGCAACTGGGCTTTCCCGCGGTCGCGCTGTCGGATGTCGAGCGGACGCTGGGGCCTCCCTATCCGTTTCCCAAAGCGATGGAAACGTTGGGCGATGGCGAGGTTAACCTGCCGCTGGCGTGGGAGGCGTTGACCGATGAACAACGCGCGTTTCAGGCGAACAAGATGGCGGTGCACGCGGCGATGATCGATCGGATCGATCAGGAACTGGGACGCGTGTTGGATCAGATTCGATCGATGGACGCGTTCGAAGCGACGTTGATTCTGTTCCTGTCGGACAACGGTGCAAGCGCCGAGATCATGGTCCGGGCCGACGGGCACGATCCGCAAGCGGATCCCGGTTCGGCCGACTCCTATCTCTGCTTAGGCCCCGGTTGGTCGACTGTCTCCAATACACCTTTCCGCCGTCACAAAACCTGGGTCCATGAAGGCGGGATCGCCACGCCGTTGATCGTCCATTGGCCAGAAGGGATCGCCGACCGCGGAGCGCTGCGGCATACGCCGGGGCATGTGATCGACATCGCCGCAACGTTGTTGGAATTGGCTGAGATCGAGCCATCGCCGACGAGTCGAGCTGCGTCCGCGCCAACGCCTCCCGGCAATAGCTTGCTGCCGCTCTTCAGCCAAGACCAGTCTTTGGACCGCGAGTGTTTGTGGTGGTCTCACGAAGGGAATCGCGGTTTGCGGCAAGGGGATCTAAAAATTGTCGCGGCTGGAAAAGCAGGGGCGTGGGAGTTGTACAACCTCGCGGACGATCGCAGCGAACAGCACGATCTGGCGGATCGGCAGCCCGCGGATTTGAAGCGCTTGGTCGCGCTGTGGGAATCCAAAAATCGGGAGTTCAGCGATCAGGCTCGCCAGCCGCAATGA
- a CDS encoding outer membrane protein assembly factor BamB family protein, whose product MLRQTLLTATLLLFPLVTSADDWPQFLGPQGAARSSDTVATSWNETENMAWRVELPGSGSSSPIITGNRVIVTCYVNGDGNAKRQVLCFDKNSGEQLWSVDFPIDYREDGYQGYITEHGYASNTPATDGENVYVFLGKGGVHSIGLDGQRNWSVDVGKESSNRRWGSAASLLLFENSVIVNAAEESKAIIALDKATGKELWRQEAGMLELTYGTPRIVQLADGESELVISVPEEMWSMNPRTGKLKWYAQTPMTGNVTPSVIVAGETVYSFGGYRASGCIAVKAGGKDDVSDSQVLWTNQSSSYVATPLLHDGRFYWIDDRGIAYCTSAEDGAVIYRKRVGNLQSGRPVYASPVLIGDHIYVVTRRSGTLVFDPGDEFEPIAQNKIADDESDFNASPAVSDGKLYLRSDQALYCIGAKS is encoded by the coding sequence ATGCTTCGACAAACACTACTGACCGCAACGCTGCTTCTTTTCCCCCTAGTCACATCCGCCGACGATTGGCCTCAATTTTTGGGACCTCAAGGGGCTGCGAGGTCGAGCGATACGGTCGCTACATCGTGGAACGAAACGGAGAACATGGCGTGGCGAGTCGAGCTGCCGGGATCGGGTTCCTCTAGTCCGATCATCACCGGCAATCGCGTGATTGTGACCTGTTACGTCAACGGCGACGGCAATGCGAAGCGGCAGGTTCTCTGCTTCGACAAGAACTCCGGCGAACAATTGTGGTCGGTCGATTTCCCGATCGATTACCGCGAAGACGGCTACCAGGGTTACATCACCGAACATGGTTACGCCAGCAACACGCCGGCGACCGATGGCGAAAACGTTTATGTGTTCCTCGGAAAAGGGGGCGTCCATAGCATCGGACTCGACGGCCAGCGGAACTGGAGCGTCGATGTCGGCAAGGAATCGAGCAACCGACGCTGGGGATCGGCCGCTAGTCTGCTGCTGTTTGAAAACAGTGTGATCGTCAACGCCGCAGAGGAGAGCAAAGCGATCATCGCGTTGGACAAAGCGACGGGCAAAGAGCTGTGGCGACAGGAGGCGGGGATGCTCGAACTGACCTACGGCACGCCGCGGATCGTTCAGTTGGCCGATGGCGAATCCGAACTGGTGATCAGCGTTCCCGAAGAGATGTGGTCGATGAATCCACGGACCGGGAAATTGAAATGGTACGCTCAGACGCCGATGACCGGAAACGTCACGCCGTCGGTGATCGTTGCTGGCGAAACGGTTTACAGTTTCGGCGGATATCGCGCGTCGGGATGCATCGCCGTGAAAGCGGGAGGCAAAGACGACGTTTCCGATTCCCAAGTCCTGTGGACCAACCAATCGAGTTCGTACGTGGCGACGCCGCTGCTGCACGACGGACGATTCTATTGGATCGACGACCGCGGGATCGCCTATTGCACATCAGCCGAAGACGGCGCGGTGATCTATCGCAAACGCGTTGGCAATTTGCAGAGCGGCCGGCCGGTCTATGCATCGCCTGTTTTGATCGGCGACCATATCTATGTCGTCACGCGTCGCAGCGGCACGCTGGTCTTCGATCCCGGCGATGAATTCGAACCGATTGCACAGAACAAGATCGCCGACGACGAAAGCGATTTCAACGCCTCACCAGCGGTTTCCGACGGCAAGCTCTATCTCCGCAGCGACCAGGCCCTCTATTGCATTGGGGCGAAGTCGTAA